The genome window GGGCTTTAGCCCCGCATCGGCGATGGCCTTGAGGATGGCTTCGGCGGCCATGTCCATGGTGCTGCGGTTGAGGCCGGAGGAGAAGGCCGTCTGGCCGATGCCGGTGATGGCGGCCCGATCGTTCACGATAAAGCGTTTGTTCTTCGGCATCATTCGCCTCTAGAGGGCTTTGGACGGGAGAGGGCGTTACTCAGCGCATCGCGGAAGTTCGGGTGGGCGATGGCGATGAGGGCTTCGGCGCGCTGACGCAGGGTCTTGCCCTTGAGCCGGGCGACGCCGTATTCGGTGACGACGTAATCGGTGCAGTAGCGCGGCGTGCTGACGACGGCCCCTTCGCCGAGGCGCGCGACGATGCGGGAGACTTTTCCCCTGGCGGCGGTGGCCGGCAGGGCGAAGATGGAGATGCCGTTGGGAGAATGCAGAACGCCTTCGATGAAATCGAACTGGCCGCCGAGGCCGCTGATCTGCCTGCCGCCGACGCTCTCGGCGTTCACCTGGCCGGTGAGGTCTATCTCGACAGCGGAGTTGACGCTGACGAAGTTCTCCAGCCGGCGCACGACCATTGGGTTCTGCACATAGGCGACGGAGGCCATGTGGATGCGCGGATTGTTTTGGACGTACTTGAAGATGGCGGGGCCGCCGAAGATTTCCCCGGTGACGATCTTGCCCGTGTCTATCGTTTTGCGCGCGCTGGTGAAGACGCCGTTTTCTATGAGGGGGATGAAGGCGTCCGTGATGATGCCGGAATGGATGCCGAGATCGCGCTTGGCGCTGAGGAAGTTGATAAGCGCCTCCGGAACGGCGCCCATGCCCATCTGGAGCGTGGAGCCGTTGGGGATAAGGTCGGCGACGTAGCCCGCGATCTTCTTCTCCACATCGCCGATGGAGGCCTGGCGGTATTCCACAGGCGGATAGTCGGCGTCCACGAGGAAGTCAATATCGCTGATGTGGACGAGGGAATCCCCCAGGGTGCGCGGCGTCTGTCTGTTCACTTCGGCGATGACGAGCCTGGTCTGTTTGACGAGGTCAATGCAGGGGCCGACCTCCAGGCCGAGGCTGACGAGGCCTTGTTCATCGGGAGGCGAGACTTGGATGAAGAGGGCGTCTATGGGGACCTCGCCGCGTTGGCCGAAAACGCGCGGCACCTGAGAGAGCCGCAATGGCAGGTGCTCGGCGCGGCCGTCGTCCACGAGCTTCTGCGTGGGAGGCATGACGTGCCAGGTGGTGAGCTTGATATTCCCGCCGACGTGTTTGAGGAGCGGCGGATCGGCGAACATGATGCCGGTGTAGAGGTGCAGATCATCGAAGCGGTCGCGCTCGCTTTCGATGGCCTCCAGGAGCGAGAGGGTGACGCCGCAGGAAGTTGGAAAGAGGAGGCGGCCCCTGGCGGGAAGGGCGCGGACGGCTTCGACGGCAGTGACGCGTTTTGCGGCTCTTTCAGGCATAGTTAGCGGCCCTTAAAGTTGGGCTTGCGCTTCTCCGCGAAGGCGCGGGGACCTTCGAGGAAGTCTTCGGTCGCCACCAGTCGTTTCACGTATTCCTCCTCGTGGACAAGGGCGGTCTCCAGGCTCATCTCAAGGCCCTTAGAGACGGCCTCCTTGGCGGTGCGAACGGCGAGGGGCGCGTTCTGACAGATGGTATCGGCGAGGCGATGCGCCAGGGGAAGGAGGTCCTTGAGCGGCACGACGTCTGTGACGAGGCCCCACTGGAGGGCCTGCTGCGCGGTGATGGGCTCGCCGGTGAGGACCATGCGCATGGCGACGGCGCGAGGGATGCTGCGCGGCAGGCGGGAGACGCCGCCCGCGGCGGCGATGAGGCTCCACTTCACCTCGGGAAGGCCGAGGCGCGCGTGATCGGCGGCGATGCGGATATCGCAGGCGAGGGCCATCTCCAAACCGCCGCCGAGGGCGAAGCCGTTGATGGCGGCGATGGTGGGCTTCCAAAGGAGAAAGTTCTTGAGGAAGCCGCCGACGGGACGGGAAGGAGCGAAGTTTGGGGTCGCGCCGCGCTTGCGGTCCTCCGAGCTTTCCTTGAGGTCCGCGCCTGCGGAGAAGGCCTTTTCGCCCGCGCCGGTGAGGATGGCGACCCAGATGTCCGGGTTGCTCTTCACTTCGCTGAATGCGGTGAAGAGGTCTTCGCTCATCTGGCGGCTGAGGGCGTTCATCCTATCGGGCCGGTTAAGGGTGACGACGGCCTTGTGGTCGTGCGTTTCAAAGAGCAGGGTTTCCAGCTGCATGGTCACTCCTTCAGCGGAGCCTGGAGGCGCGGGAAGAGTATACGTGGGGCGCGGCGCGTATGCGACGGGCGGCGGCCTTTCGTAACCGGGTTACGAGGTTTTTACCCTGATGGCGAGGAGGCCGAAGCCGACGGCGATGAGGAGGACTGGCCAGAAGATCGCGCCGTTGAACCAGCCGAGGACGCCGAAGTTCACGATGAGGATGATGACGCCGATGAGGATAAGGATGATGCCGACGGCGGTGCGTCGAGACTCGGCCCTTTCCATCACAGGCTCGGGGTGTTGGCCCTCCGGCCTTTCGCCGCGGATGACGCTGCCGATGCGGCGGCCCGCCTCCGCGGTATCGCTTGGGATGCCTTGGATGTTTTGCCGGATCGAGTCGGCGGGATCGTACTGGGGTTCCTTGAGGCGAGGCATGAGGAGGGCGAGGACGATGTAGGCGAGGCGGACGAAGACGCTGTCTACAGCGAAGTATTCGGCGAGGCCGCCGCAGACGCCGAAGAGGATACGGTCGTTCCCGGATTTGACGAGCTTTGCTTGTGCCATCACTCCTCCTAATCGCCCGAGGCTGCCCGAGGCTGACGGAGGTATTATAACGATAGCGGCGCAAGGGGCAGGAGAGCCATGCAGAGCATTCGAGCCTTCATCGCCATCGAGTTCGGCGAAGCGG of Chloroflexota bacterium contains these proteins:
- a CDS encoding acetyl-CoA hydrolase/transferase family protein, encoding MPERAAKRVTAVEAVRALPARGRLLFPTSCGVTLSLLEAIESERDRFDDLHLYTGIMFADPPLLKHVGGNIKLTTWHVMPPTQKLVDDGRAEHLPLRLSQVPRVFGQRGEVPIDALFIQVSPPDEQGLVSLGLEVGPCIDLVKQTRLVIAEVNRQTPRTLGDSLVHISDIDFLVDADYPPVEYRQASIGDVEKKIAGYVADLIPNGSTLQMGMGAVPEALINFLSAKRDLGIHSGIITDAFIPLIENGVFTSARKTIDTGKIVTGEIFGGPAIFKYVQNNPRIHMASVAYVQNPMVVRRLENFVSVNSAVEIDLTGQVNAESVGGRQISGLGGQFDFIEGVLHSPNGISIFALPATAARGKVSRIVARLGEGAVVSTPRYCTDYVVTEYGVARLKGKTLRQRAEALIAIAHPNFRDALSNALSRPKPSRGE
- a CDS encoding crotonase; this encodes MQLETLLFETHDHKAVVTLNRPDRMNALSRQMSEDLFTAFSEVKSNPDIWVAILTGAGEKAFSAGADLKESSEDRKRGATPNFAPSRPVGGFLKNFLLWKPTIAAINGFALGGGLEMALACDIRIAADHARLGLPEVKWSLIAAAGGVSRLPRSIPRAVAMRMVLTGEPITAQQALQWGLVTDVVPLKDLLPLAHRLADTICQNAPLAVRTAKEAVSKGLEMSLETALVHEEEYVKRLVATEDFLEGPRAFAEKRKPNFKGR
- a CDS encoding PspC domain-containing protein; this encodes MAQAKLVKSGNDRILFGVCGGLAEYFAVDSVFVRLAYIVLALLMPRLKEPQYDPADSIRQNIQGIPSDTAEAGRRIGSVIRGERPEGQHPEPVMERAESRRTAVGIILILIGVIILIVNFGVLGWFNGAIFWPVLLIAVGFGLLAIRVKTS